One window of the Klebsiella oxytoca genome contains the following:
- the tsaA gene encoding tRNA (N6-threonylcarbamoyladenosine(37)-N6)-methyltransferase TrmO: protein MSDFQFAQIGVIRSPYREKFAVPRQPGLVKNGGGELHLLPPYNQADAVRGLENFSHLWVLFIFHQTMEGGWRPTVRPPRLGGNARMGVFATRSTFRPNPIGMSLVELKGIRCQKEHVVLELGSLDLVDGTPVVDIKPYLPFAEALPEANASYAQQAPLAEITVSFTPETESQLLTLERRYPRLKLFIREVLAQDPRPAYRKEEEPGKTYAVWLLDFNVRWRVISSGFEVFSLEPR from the coding sequence ATGAGTGATTTTCAGTTTGCGCAGATAGGCGTTATTCGCTCGCCTTATAGAGAAAAATTTGCCGTTCCCCGCCAGCCAGGATTAGTAAAAAACGGCGGCGGTGAATTACATCTGCTGCCGCCTTATAACCAGGCCGATGCCGTACGCGGTCTGGAAAACTTCAGCCATCTTTGGGTGCTGTTTATTTTCCATCAAACGATGGAAGGCGGCTGGCGCCCCACCGTACGCCCTCCTCGCCTTGGCGGTAATGCGCGAATGGGCGTTTTCGCTACCCGTTCGACCTTTCGTCCCAACCCAATCGGTATGTCGCTGGTCGAGCTAAAAGGTATTCGCTGCCAGAAAGAGCATGTCGTTCTTGAACTAGGCAGTCTGGACCTTGTAGATGGCACGCCGGTGGTGGATATCAAACCCTATCTGCCATTTGCCGAAGCGCTGCCGGAAGCCAACGCAAGCTACGCTCAGCAGGCGCCACTGGCCGAAATCACGGTTAGCTTCACGCCAGAAACAGAATCCCAGCTTTTAACCCTGGAAAGGCGCTATCCACGACTTAAGCTGTTTATTCGCGAGGTTCTGGCACAGGATCCGCGGCCGGCATATCGTAAAGAAGAGGAGCCGGGGAAAACCTACGCCGTCTGGCTACTGGATTTTAACGTACGCTGGCGAGTGATTTCGTCCGGTTTTGAAGTCTTTTCTCTCGAACCACGCTAA
- the rcsF gene encoding Rcs stress response system protein RcsF, which produces MRALPICLLALMLSGCSMLSRSPVEPVQSTVTPPAKSEPAKPKATRPAPVRIYTDATELVGKPFRELGEVTGESCQASNQDSPPNIPTARKRMQINAAKMKANAVLLHRCEVTSGTPGCYRQAVCLGSALNVTAQ; this is translated from the coding sequence TTTGTTAGCACTCATGTTAAGCGGTTGTTCTATGCTAAGCAGATCTCCCGTCGAACCAGTACAAAGCACCGTAACTCCGCCCGCCAAATCGGAACCGGCAAAGCCGAAAGCGACGCGCCCGGCTCCGGTAAGAATCTATACCGATGCGACTGAGTTGGTGGGTAAACCTTTCCGTGAACTGGGCGAAGTCACGGGTGAATCATGCCAGGCCTCTAATCAAGACTCTCCGCCAAATATCCCTACCGCTCGCAAGCGTATGCAGATTAACGCGGCAAAAATGAAAGCCAACGCCGTTTTGTTGCACCGCTGCGAAGTCACCAGCGGAACCCCGGGTTGCTACCGTCAGGCCGTCTGCCTTGGTTCAGCGCTTAACGTTACGGCGCAATGA